The proteins below are encoded in one region of Acanthochromis polyacanthus isolate Apoly-LR-REF ecotype Palm Island chromosome 4, KAUST_Apoly_ChrSc, whole genome shotgun sequence:
- the gng12b gene encoding guanine nucleotide-binding protein G(I)/G(S)/G(O) subunit gamma-12: MSSKMHSSSSIAQARRTVQQLRIEASIERIKVSKASSDLMRYCGEHAKNDPLLMGIPASENPFKEKKPCTVL, encoded by the exons atgtcatccaaaatgcaCAGCTCCAGTAGTATTGCTCAGGCCAGGCGGACGGTGCAGCAACTGAGGATAGAGGCAAGCATCGAGAGGATAAAG GTGTCCAAGGCTTCGTCAGACCTGATGCGCTACTGTGGAGAACACGCCAAGAATGATCCGCTGCTCATGGGCATCCCAGCTTCAGAAAACCCTTTCAAAGAGAAGAAGCCTTGCACTGTTTTGTAG